The Mus musculus strain C57BL/6J chromosome 2, GRCm38.p6 C57BL/6J genome has a window encoding:
- the Lcn9 gene encoding epididymal-specific lipocalin-9 isoform X1 has translation MRVPHIPSHDGNQRVQKELWEKWSRGRAEKAEGGPSLELMFRDSPRIETVRAKQSQRWYRTPPLSLSFQISGTWYLDSIASDNMTRIEENGDLRLFIRNIKLLNNGSLQFDFHFMLQGECVAVTMVCEKTKNNGEFSVAYEGKNKVLLLETDYSMYIIFYMQNIKNGTKTQVLALYGRSILLDKTHQREFENICNLYGLDSQNIIDMTKKALHPRELRSRHCGDSIRHPLSF, from the exons ATGAGAGTCCCTCACATTCCTAGCCATGATGGCAACCAGAGGGTGCAGAAGGAGCTTTGGGAGAAATGGAGCAGAGGGAGGGCAGAAAAGGCAGAAGGAGGTCCCAGCTTAGAGCTAATGTTTAGAGACTCACCCAGGATTGAGACTGTGAGGGCCAAGCAGTCCCAGAGGTGGTACAGGACTCCACCACTCAGCCTTTCCTTCCAGATTTCCGGGACCTGGTACCTCGATTCCATAGCCTCAGATAACATGACTCGCATTGAAGAAAATGGAGACCTGAGGCTCTTCATCCGGAACATCAAGCTCTTAAATAACGGCAGCCTGCAGTTTGACTTCCATTTCAT GTTGCAAGGAGAATGTGTAGCTGTGACCATGGTCTGTGAAAAGACTAAGAATAATGGGGAGTTCTCTGTTGCCT ATGAGGGGAAAAACAAGGTGCTGCTCTTGGAGACCGACTACAGCATGTATATCATCTTCTACATGCAGAACATCAAGAATGGGACCAAGACCCAAGTGCTGGCACTCTATG GGCGCTCCATACTGCTTGACAAGACTCATCAGAGAGAATTTGAAAACATCTGCAATCTATATGGGCTGGACTCACAAAATATCATCGACATGACAAAAAAAG CTTTGCACCCCAGAGAGTTGAGATCCAGGCACTGCGGAGACAGCATTAGGCATCCTCTTTCTTTCTGA
- the Lcn9 gene encoding epididymal-specific lipocalin-9 precursor, whose amino-acid sequence MVLLLVLGLVLSLATAQFNLHTAVRRDYNLARISGTWYLDSIASDNMTRIEENGDLRLFIRNIKLLNNGSLQFDFHFMLQGECVAVTMVCEKTKNNGEFSVAYEGKNKVLLLETDYSMYIIFYMQNIKNGTKTQVLALYGRSILLDKTHQREFENICNLYGLDSQNIIDMTKKDFCFL is encoded by the exons ATGGTACTACTACTAGTCCTGGGCCTGGTGCTGAGCCTGGCCACTGCGCAGTTCAACCTGCATACTGCTGTGCGGAGAGACTACAACCTGGCCAGG ATTTCCGGGACCTGGTACCTCGATTCCATAGCCTCAGATAACATGACTCGCATTGAAGAAAATGGAGACCTGAGGCTCTTCATCCGGAACATCAAGCTCTTAAATAACGGCAGCCTGCAGTTTGACTTCCATTTCAT GTTGCAAGGAGAATGTGTAGCTGTGACCATGGTCTGTGAAAAGACTAAGAATAATGGGGAGTTCTCTGTTGCCT ATGAGGGGAAAAACAAGGTGCTGCTCTTGGAGACCGACTACAGCATGTATATCATCTTCTACATGCAGAACATCAAGAATGGGACCAAGACCCAAGTGCTGGCACTCTATG GGCGCTCCATACTGCTTGACAAGACTCATCAGAGAGAATTTGAAAACATCTGCAATCTATATGGGCTGGACTCACAAAATATCATCGACATGACAAAAAAAG ATTTTTGCTTTTTATAG
- the Lcn9 gene encoding epididymal-specific lipocalin-9 isoform X3, giving the protein MVLLLVLGLVLSLATAQFNLHTAVRRDYNLARISGTWYLDSIASDNMTRIEENGDLRLFIRNIKLLNNGSLQFDFHFMLQGECVAVTMVCEKTKNNGEFSVAYEGKNKVLLLETDYSMYIIFYMQNIKNGTKTQVLALYGRSILLDKTHQREFENICNLYGLDSQNIIDMTKKALHPRELRSRHCGDSIRHPLSF; this is encoded by the exons ATGGTACTACTACTAGTCCTGGGCCTGGTGCTGAGCCTGGCCACTGCGCAGTTCAACCTGCATACTGCTGTGCGGAGAGACTACAACCTGGCCAGG ATTTCCGGGACCTGGTACCTCGATTCCATAGCCTCAGATAACATGACTCGCATTGAAGAAAATGGAGACCTGAGGCTCTTCATCCGGAACATCAAGCTCTTAAATAACGGCAGCCTGCAGTTTGACTTCCATTTCAT GTTGCAAGGAGAATGTGTAGCTGTGACCATGGTCTGTGAAAAGACTAAGAATAATGGGGAGTTCTCTGTTGCCT ATGAGGGGAAAAACAAGGTGCTGCTCTTGGAGACCGACTACAGCATGTATATCATCTTCTACATGCAGAACATCAAGAATGGGACCAAGACCCAAGTGCTGGCACTCTATG GGCGCTCCATACTGCTTGACAAGACTCATCAGAGAGAATTTGAAAACATCTGCAATCTATATGGGCTGGACTCACAAAATATCATCGACATGACAAAAAAAG CTTTGCACCCCAGAGAGTTGAGATCCAGGCACTGCGGAGACAGCATTAGGCATCCTCTTTCTTTCTGA
- the Lcn9 gene encoding epididymal-specific lipocalin-9 isoform X2 yields the protein MRVPHIPSHDGNQRVQKELWEKWSRGRAEKAEGGPSLELMFRDSPRIETVRAKQSQRWYRTPPLSLSFQISGTWYLDSIASDNMTRIEENGDLRLFIRNIKLLNNGSLQFDFHFMLQGECVAVTMVCEKTKNNGEFSVAYEGKNKVLLLETDYSMYIIFYMQNIKNGTKTQVLALYGRSILLDKTHQREFENICNLYGLDSQNIIDMTKKDFCFL from the exons ATGAGAGTCCCTCACATTCCTAGCCATGATGGCAACCAGAGGGTGCAGAAGGAGCTTTGGGAGAAATGGAGCAGAGGGAGGGCAGAAAAGGCAGAAGGAGGTCCCAGCTTAGAGCTAATGTTTAGAGACTCACCCAGGATTGAGACTGTGAGGGCCAAGCAGTCCCAGAGGTGGTACAGGACTCCACCACTCAGCCTTTCCTTCCAGATTTCCGGGACCTGGTACCTCGATTCCATAGCCTCAGATAACATGACTCGCATTGAAGAAAATGGAGACCTGAGGCTCTTCATCCGGAACATCAAGCTCTTAAATAACGGCAGCCTGCAGTTTGACTTCCATTTCAT GTTGCAAGGAGAATGTGTAGCTGTGACCATGGTCTGTGAAAAGACTAAGAATAATGGGGAGTTCTCTGTTGCCT ATGAGGGGAAAAACAAGGTGCTGCTCTTGGAGACCGACTACAGCATGTATATCATCTTCTACATGCAGAACATCAAGAATGGGACCAAGACCCAAGTGCTGGCACTCTATG GGCGCTCCATACTGCTTGACAAGACTCATCAGAGAGAATTTGAAAACATCTGCAATCTATATGGGCTGGACTCACAAAATATCATCGACATGACAAAAAAAG ATTTTTGCTTTTTATAG
- the Lcn9 gene encoding epididymal-specific lipocalin-9 isoform X4, which yields MISGTWYLDSIASDNMTRIEENGDLRLFIRNIKLLNNGSLQFDFHFMLQGECVAVTMVCEKTKNNGEFSVAYEGKNKVLLLETDYSMYIIFYMQNIKNGTKTQVLALYGRSILLDKTHQREFENICNLYGLDSQNIIDMTKKALHPRELRSRHCGDSIRHPLSF from the exons ATG ATTTCCGGGACCTGGTACCTCGATTCCATAGCCTCAGATAACATGACTCGCATTGAAGAAAATGGAGACCTGAGGCTCTTCATCCGGAACATCAAGCTCTTAAATAACGGCAGCCTGCAGTTTGACTTCCATTTCAT GTTGCAAGGAGAATGTGTAGCTGTGACCATGGTCTGTGAAAAGACTAAGAATAATGGGGAGTTCTCTGTTGCCT ATGAGGGGAAAAACAAGGTGCTGCTCTTGGAGACCGACTACAGCATGTATATCATCTTCTACATGCAGAACATCAAGAATGGGACCAAGACCCAAGTGCTGGCACTCTATG GGCGCTCCATACTGCTTGACAAGACTCATCAGAGAGAATTTGAAAACATCTGCAATCTATATGGGCTGGACTCACAAAATATCATCGACATGACAAAAAAAG CTTTGCACCCCAGAGAGTTGAGATCCAGGCACTGCGGAGACAGCATTAGGCATCCTCTTTCTTTCTGA